One window from the genome of Kryptolebias marmoratus isolate JLee-2015 linkage group LG1, ASM164957v2, whole genome shotgun sequence encodes:
- the rad9b gene encoding cell cycle checkpoint control protein RAD9B, with protein sequence MNCVIEGNCVKVFGKAVHALSRIGDELWLDPMVKGLALRSVNSALSAYGCFLFSPVFFQQYSLSGQDRETIRCKVVMKSVLSLFRCLTSIERNVEQCHISIPAPTDRVMIQFFCRHGVTKTHNLSFQESEALEAVFATHFCPNVLKAPARLLGDMVIHFPVFQEEITLSMTPLKVCLRNYQDGGGGHMKMMYTEMSLHPDEFDHFQMGEDSNITFCLKEMRGILSFAESRCLPVSVHFGAAGNPVCFSVEEVVLEATVVLATLTQSESSGPAQPKHSPAPTTPRCAAPPAAVCEGHSHIHHDALLGCERIASSQSSTVISSPELIHLLPRIGDPAGPCEAEECGSATATPASATVCSLLFKALSSKQEEDDDDDGCAAKLPVLACYSDEDCDGDEDNHQLM encoded by the exons ATGAATTGCGTTATTGAGGGGAACTGCGTCAAAG TCTTTGGAAAGGCTGTTCATGCCTTGTCACGAATTGGAGACGAGCTCTGGTTGGATCCCATGGTCAAAGGG CTGGCTCTGAGATCAGTGAATTCTGCTCTTTCTGCATATGGATGCTTCCTCTTCTCCCCGGTGTTCTTCCAGCAGTACAGCCTGTCAGGACAGGACAGAGAAACAATCAGGTGTAAAGTGGTCATGAAG tctgtgttaTCACTATTTCGGTGTCTAACTTCCATTGAGCGCAATGTGGAGCAATGTCACATATCAATCCCCGCTCCCACTGACCGAGTGATGATccagtttttctgcagacaTG gcGTCACTAAAACTCACAACTTAAGTTTCCAGGAGAGCGAGGCGCTGGAGGCGGTGTTTGCCACACACTTCTGTCCTAACGTGCTGAAAGCTCCTGCCAG GCTTCTTGGTGACATGGTGATTCACTTTCCAGTGTTTCAGGAGGAAATCACTCTGTCCATGACTCCCCTCAAGGTCTGCCTGAGAAACTACCAggacggaggaggag GTCACATGAAGATGATGTACACTGAGATGTCCTTACATCCGGATGAGTTCGACCACTTTCAGATGGGAGAGGATTCGAACATAACCTTCTGTCTGAAGGAGATGAGG GGCATTCTGTCTTTTGCAGAGTCTCGTTGCCTTCCAGTGTCTGTTCACTTTGGTGCAGCAGGAAA TCCCGTGTGCTTCTCTGTGGAAGAGGTGGTCCTTGAGGCCACCGTGGTGCTGGCCACTCTGACTCAGTCTGAAAGCAGCGGCCCGGCTCAGCCAAAACACTCCCCAGCCCCCACTACACCCAG GTGTGCAGCTCCACCTGCGGCTGTGTGTGAGGGACACAGCCACATCCACCATGACGCTCTTCTCGGCTGTGAGCGGATCGCGTCCAGCCAGAGCAGCACTGTCATCAGCTCTCCTGAGCTGATTCACCTCCTGCCTCGGATCGGTGATCCTGCCGGACCCTGTGAGGCTGAAGAATGCGGCAGTGCCACTGCAACTCCTGCGTCCGCCACG gtCTGCTCTCTTCTGTTTAAAGCCTTGTCCTCTAAGCAGGAAGaggatgatgacgatgatggtTGCGCAGCCAAACTGCCTGTTCTGGCGTGTTACAGTGACGAAGACTGTGATGGTGATGAGGACAACCATCAGTTAATGTGA
- the ube2g1b gene encoding ubiquitin-conjugating enzyme E2G 1b gives MTEQSALLLRKQLAELNKNPVEGFSAGLIDDDDIYKWEVVIIGPQDTLFEGGFFKAYLTFPYDYPLRPPKMKFITEIWHPNVAKNGDVCISILHEPGEDKFGYEKPEERWLPIHTVETIMISVISMLADPNSDSPANVDAAKEWREDPNGEFKRKVARCVRKSQEMAFD, from the exons AGCTCAACAAGAACCCTGTGGAGGGCTTTTCAGCTGGTCTCATAGATGATGACGACATTTACAAGTGGGAAGTTGTAATCATTGGTCCACAAGATACTCTTTT TGAAGGAGGGTTTTTTAAAGCATACCTAACCTTTCCGTATGATTATCCACTACGGCCACCAAAGATGAAGTTTATCACTGAGATCTGGCATCCAAATG TTGCAAAGAATGGGGATGTTTGCATCTCAATCCTGCACGAGCCAGGAGAAGATAAATTTGGTTATGAGAAGCCAGAGGAGCGCTGGCTTCCAATCCACACCGTAGAGACAATCATGATTAGTGTTATCTCCATGCTGGCAGACCCAAACAGTGACTCGCCGGCTAATGTGGATGCTGCA AAAGAATGGAGGGAGGACCCTAATGGTGAATTTAAGCGAAAGGTTGCCCGCTGTGTAAGAAAAAGTCAAGAAATGGCGTTCGATTAG